The sequence CGACAATCTGCTTAAACGCATCGCGATGGGCGTCTGACCAAAGGCCAAGGCAGTAATCGCTAATCCGCCCATTCGGCTCGACATTGGTCATTTCTACGATAATCAGGCCAACGCCGCCAATTGCTCTGCTTGTGTAATGGTGCAAATGCCAGTCAGTCGGCATTCCATCTTTGCCTGTAGCCGAATATTGGCACATAGGCGACATGACGACACGGTTTTTCAACGTAAGCTCCTTCAGTTGAAAGCTGTCCATTAAGTTTGGCAAAAGAACCCCTCCCATTTTTTAGTTTGTTCAGGCTTATCGTAAAGAGATGTTGCCCGCAATTCAAGCAAAATGCTTGCAAGGGGTCGTTTCCGTAAGGTTAACTAGAATATATAGAAGCTATTTTTGCTAAAGGGCGAGGCTAGTGGAGCGACCTGCTGCGGTTAGAATCGTGCTTTTTGGCGAATAGGAGGAGGAGCGTTTTGCAGAAGGAATTACATAAGCAGTTTTCAAAGCTGACGGCTGAACCACTTGTTCAAGAAGGGTTGGCTTTTTTAAAAAACGATGACAGGCAAACGTTGCATGAACAAATTGCGATCGCTGAAATTCCTGCTCCGCCGTTTCAAGAGGAAAAGCGGGCCAAGTATGTGCAAGAACAGTTTAAGAAGCTTGGTTTAACAAAGGTAAAGCAAGATGAAGAAGGCAATGTCTATGGGCTTAGGCCTGGAAAAAAAGACGTGCCGGCGATAGTGGTGTCTGCCCATTTAGACTCGGTCTTTTCAGAAGAGACGGATGTCACCGTAAAGGAAAGGGACGGTGTCTATTATGGGCCAGGCATAACCGATGATGCCCGGGGCTTGGCGGCATTGCTGTCCGTTATTCGTGCTTTCCAACATACAGGTATTCACACGGAGGCGCCGATTGTTTTTCTAGCTACAGTTGGCGAAGAAGGGCCTGGCGATTTGCGTGGTGTAAAAGCATTTATTGATGGAAATGCTAATATAGCCAGTTTTATTTCGATTGATTCGGTTTCTCCTGAAGAAATCATTTACCAAGGCACTGGCAGTTTCCGCTATGAAGTAACGTTTTCTGGGACGGGGGGCCATAGCTTCCAGCATTTTGGCACGCCGAGCGCTGTTCACGCAGCTGGCCGGGCGATTGCAGCGATTGCTTCGTTGGATGTGCAGGAAACGCCAAAAACAACGTTTAATGTTGGTGTGGTGGAAGGGGGAACGATTCCAACAGCTATTGCTGAAACGTGTACGATTAAATTGGATCTCCGTTCCAATGGCCGCGCTGAATTGGACAGCATTGCTGAAAAAGCACTCTTGTTATGCGAAACGGCCTGTTCGCAAGAAGGAGAAGGCGATCAAAAAATTCGTTTATCTACGAAAAAAGTCGGCGATCGTCCTGTTGGCGTTCAATCAGCTGACTCTGAAATTGTGGAAATGGCTGTTTTGGCAACAGAAGCTCTCGGTCTGACTCCAGGGTTAGCACCGCCAAGTAGCACAGATGCCAATTATCCTATTAGCAAAGGTATCCCTGCCCTTACCCTTGGAGGTGGCGGAGAGGGCGGCGGTTATCACTCGCTTAATGAATGGTACAAACCGGTAAACAGTTATTTAGGGCCGCAACGCGTATGGCTTGTTGTGTTAGGGCTTGCTCAAGCAACGGAAAGTTAAAAGGGATGTTCGCTTAGTTTTGTAAGCTGTTCGGAAAGGGTATAGATAAACAGAAAACGAAAGGGGGTTATGGCAAATGAAAGTACTTATAATCGGTGCAAATGGACAAATTGGCAAACAGCTTGTCGAAAAGATTGAACAATCGCCTCATGAAGCACGGGCGATGGTACGTTCAAAAGAACAGTTGGAATCGTTTCAACAGGCAGGAGTAGACGCTGTGCTGGCGAATCTTGAAGGGCCAATTAACGAGTTGGCCGAAGCGGCAAAAGGCTGTGATGCAATTGTTTTTACTGCAGGTTCTGGCGGGCACACAGGCGCAGATAAAACGATGATGATTGATTTGGATGGCGCGATTAAATCAATGGAAGCTGCAAAGCAAGCAGGCGTAAGCCGTTTTGTGATTGTCAGCGCGATTGGCGTTCACCGCCGTGAGAAATGGATGGCCTCTGCCCCTTATTATAGCGCTGCTAAGTATTATGCGGATGAATGGCTAAGAGCCAGTGGGCTTGATTATACGATTATTCGTCCAGGCGGTTTAACGAATGAAAGGGGAAAGCAGAAAATCAAAGTCGCGGCAGAATTACAGCGTGGTGACATTCCTCGTGAAGACGTCGCGAATGCAATCCTTGCCGTGTTAGATATGGATAATACGATCGGCAAGTCGTTCGATTTGGTTAGCGGGGAAGAAGACATTGAAGCTGCTCTTTCTTCTCTATAAAACGAAAAAGAGGCTCCAGCGAGCATTGCGCTGGAGCCTCTTGTCTTATCCATTCTCTCATTTTGCTGATGTTTCCTCTTGGGCATTTAAGCGGAACAAACCTGCTTCTATTGCCGAACGGACGGCAATGTAAACAAAAGGCCCTAAAATCAATCCCATGACACCGAAGAATACAAAACCAAAGTACATTGACAGCACGGTTGGCAATGCATTTAAACCAATTGAGTCACCTAAAACTTTTGGTTCGATGATCCGGCGCAAAATCAACAGCACGAGGGCGAGCACCATCAATTGAATGCCCATTGCCGTATTCCCAAGTATGATAGCGACCAAGCCCCATGGTACTAGAATAAGGGCAGGCCCGACATACAATGGAATAATGTCGACTACCCAAATCAAAATCGACATAATCAAGGCAGAGCTGGGAGCAATAAATAATAAGCTGATATAACAGGCTAGGAAGACGCCGATGCTTAAAATAAATTGCGCTTTCCAATAGCCTAAAAACACTTTGCCCATTCGTCGAAAAACGAATTGTAGTTTTTGTGACGTTTCGTCTTTAAATAAATTGAACGTGTTGCTGAGCAAACGCGGCAAATCAAGGCTAAATAAGAAAAGGGTGATGATGTATACAAGAGTAACAAACAGCAAGTTAGGGATCGATTGGAGCCACGCTGCAATCGTTGTAATGACTGTGGCTGTAAACCCCAGCACGGCATCAACAGCTGTCTCAGAAAGGCGTTGCAGTTCTGCGACAATGGCCGCTCCTTGAGGAATACGGTCCAACGTATCCGTGAAGTCACTAATTAGCTTGTCAGCGAACTGCTGGATTTCAAATGCATATTGGGGCAGCTGTAATGTCCAACCATAAATAGATTCAATTAAATAGCGAACCGTTATGTATAAAAGAGCACCACTGACAAACAAAAAGCCCAAAAACACAATCGTCACCGGCAAGAGCCGTTTTTCTTGTTTCATTTTCCTCTGTACAAACTTGACAAATGGCTCAAACACCATCGCTGTCAGCAGCGCCAGCAAAATCGGCATAAACGCTGAAAGATTAAAGTAGACAAATAATCCAGCGGCTGCAATGATTACAATCAAAAAGATTTTCTTCATGAGTGAACGGTTCAACTATTGAAAACCTCCTACGCATACAAAACAAATGGAAAGTGTTCCTAGATATGAGAACATCCTTTTTAAAAAAGAATGATGCCGGACAAAGGTGCCCCTTTCCATTATAGCTTAAACCGTCCAATCTAAAAACGAAAAGCACTGGAATCACGCAGAAAATTTTTTTGGCTGTTTCGTTAGCACAAAAGCCCTTTTGAAAGGGCTCAGACTGTAGACAAATGCTCCCATATTTCGTTGTTTGGCAAGCGTTTTCTATCAGTCTGAGGCATTTTTATGATTTGCGTTTGCGTGAAACGGTAAAAATGACGAGCGCTACAATAAAAAGGCCAGCAATAATGATAGAAAGCCAAAGCACAGACGTGCCAGCTGTGTTCGTTTCTTCTTCTTCTGGTCCACTTGCTTCGTGGTCACGATCTTGCTTCACTTCGTTTTCGTTTGCGGCATTTTCTTCCGCTGTACTTTCATCTTCAGGAGTTGTTTCTTCCTCTGCATTTACTTGAAACGAAAAAGATCCATCCAAAGAATGGCCGTCGTCGCCAATGTTTTGCCACTCGACTGTGTATGCCCCATTGCTTAGAGGTTCCTGTAATATCGCTGTCATCGATGTGTTGTCTACATCAATCGACTCGATCGCTGCCTCTTCATCTGTGTCGGTGTTTGTGATCGTCATATCCGCTGTGCCAATCCCGCCATCGAAAGTAACGTGGATTTCCGTAACAGGTTCATTGACTTCTTCGTTTTCACCAGGCGTTGATGATTGAAAATGGGAGTGCGCCCCGGCTGTGAGTGGAAAAGCAAACAATGGCAACAACAGAAAAATTGCAAGACTTAACCGTTTAAAAAACATGTAAGAATATCCTCCATTCATCTTTAAGTGCGATGCTAGTATAACAAGAAATTGTGAGCACTTAATGAAATTAGCCGTTGTTTATAAATTGTTCACAATGTGAATGGGAACAACATCTTGTATACAAACGAGGCTAGTCATGCTGCTTGATAAATAGTATAGACAAATTTTCACCCGTTCATAAGGGACTGTGCTTCTGTCAGCCGCCAATCTCCTGTTCACATAAACGGTTGTTTTTACGCGCAAGCTAATTCCATCTGGATCGGAAAGGGGACATGTCTGTGAAACGGCATTGGGTGGTTGCAGCGGTTGTGTCTTTCTATTTGACTGTCAAGTGGGCAAGCCGAAAGGAGGCAATCCAACGACAGGCGGTGCCTCGCAACGAAGAATTTTCAAATGAGTTTTACCCGCTGGACAGCGATGGGCTAGTGACTAGCTCGCACATTGGGAAGTTGCTACGGCAACTCTTGCAATAGCCTCGTCCACTAGATCATGTTAAAATGAAGCCGTACATTTTGTTAAGAGAGGTTTTTGCCATGAACACCATCTGGAAGAACATAACCGACTATTTGATTGAGTTTCCGTGGATGAACCTGCTCACAGCAATCGGGATATTTCTTATTTTTCTCGTGTTTCGCAAACTATTCACGAAGTATTTGTTTAAAGTCATTTTAGCGACTGCTAAAAAA is a genomic window of Shouchella clausii containing:
- the ytvI gene encoding sporulation integral membrane protein YtvI; translated protein: MNRSLMKKIFLIVIIAAAGLFVYFNLSAFMPILLALLTAMVFEPFVKFVQRKMKQEKRLLPVTIVFLGFLFVSGALLYITVRYLIESIYGWTLQLPQYAFEIQQFADKLISDFTDTLDRIPQGAAIVAELQRLSETAVDAVLGFTATVITTIAAWLQSIPNLLFVTLVYIITLFLFSLDLPRLLSNTFNLFKDETSQKLQFVFRRMGKVFLGYWKAQFILSIGVFLACYISLLFIAPSSALIMSILIWVVDIIPLYVGPALILVPWGLVAIILGNTAMGIQLMVLALVLLILRRIIEPKVLGDSIGLNALPTVLSMYFGFVFFGVMGLILGPFVYIAVRSAIEAGLFRLNAQEETSAK
- a CDS encoding M20/M25/M40 family metallo-hydrolase → MQKELHKQFSKLTAEPLVQEGLAFLKNDDRQTLHEQIAIAEIPAPPFQEEKRAKYVQEQFKKLGLTKVKQDEEGNVYGLRPGKKDVPAIVVSAHLDSVFSEETDVTVKERDGVYYGPGITDDARGLAALLSVIRAFQHTGIHTEAPIVFLATVGEEGPGDLRGVKAFIDGNANIASFISIDSVSPEEIIYQGTGSFRYEVTFSGTGGHSFQHFGTPSAVHAAGRAIAAIASLDVQETPKTTFNVGVVEGGTIPTAIAETCTIKLDLRSNGRAELDSIAEKALLLCETACSQEGEGDQKIRLSTKKVGDRPVGVQSADSEIVEMAVLATEALGLTPGLAPPSSTDANYPISKGIPALTLGGGGEGGGYHSLNEWYKPVNSYLGPQRVWLVVLGLAQATES
- a CDS encoding copper resistance CopC family protein — translated: MFFKRLSLAIFLLLPLFAFPLTAGAHSHFQSSTPGENEEVNEPVTEIHVTFDGGIGTADMTITNTDTDEEAAIESIDVDNTSMTAILQEPLSNGAYTVEWQNIGDDGHSLDGSFSFQVNAEEETTPEDESTAEENAANENEVKQDRDHEASGPEEEETNTAGTSVLWLSIIIAGLFIVALVIFTVSRKRKS
- a CDS encoding SDR family oxidoreductase, giving the protein MKVLIIGANGQIGKQLVEKIEQSPHEARAMVRSKEQLESFQQAGVDAVLANLEGPINELAEAAKGCDAIVFTAGSGGHTGADKTMMIDLDGAIKSMEAAKQAGVSRFVIVSAIGVHRREKWMASAPYYSAAKYYADEWLRASGLDYTIIRPGGLTNERGKQKIKVAAELQRGDIPREDVANAILAVLDMDNTIGKSFDLVSGEEDIEAALSSL